In the Victivallis sp. Marseille-Q1083 genome, one interval contains:
- a CDS encoding tetratricopeptide repeat protein, giving the protein MTAGLLAGLTLLAGCWTVRGRGGAVLSEAEKQAMAQEIAGLRARADRGDAPAARRLGEIYASGEAGDFDYPAALKYSRQAAEGGEPEGYYQLALLYLYGDGVEQSYPEAVRYLELANTPSAWNALGVIAQQGYRGEADLAAAAEWYRRAAEAGLPVAQCNYAACLFSGSGVAADRGAAMEWFEKAWRNGDSTAGEWLGMIYLKGLGVPVDRGKAQEYLQCSGTELEELARRPVNN; this is encoded by the coding sequence ATGACGGCCGGTTTGCTGGCCGGATTGACCCTGCTGGCCGGCTGCTGGACGGTGCGCGGCCGGGGCGGGGCGGTGCTCTCGGAAGCGGAAAAGCAGGCGATGGCGCAGGAAATTGCCGGCTTGCGCGCCAGGGCCGACCGGGGCGACGCGCCGGCCGCCCGTCGGCTCGGTGAGATTTACGCGTCCGGCGAGGCGGGCGATTTCGATTATCCGGCGGCGTTGAAATATTCGCGCCAGGCGGCGGAAGGCGGCGAACCGGAGGGCTATTATCAGTTGGCGCTGCTCTATTTGTATGGCGACGGCGTCGAACAGAGTTATCCGGAAGCGGTCCGTTATCTGGAATTGGCGAATACGCCGTCGGCCTGGAATGCGTTGGGCGTGATTGCCCAGCAGGGGTATCGGGGGGAAGCGGATCTGGCGGCGGCGGCGGAATGGTATCGCCGGGCGGCGGAGGCCGGCTTGCCGGTGGCGCAGTGCAATTACGCGGCCTGTCTTTTCTCCGGTAGCGGCGTCGCAGCGGACCGTGGTGCCGCGATGGAATGGTTTGAGAAGGCCTGGCGGAACGGGGATTCGACCGCCGGAGAGTGGTTGGGGATGATCTATTTGAAAGGACTGGGCGTGCCGGTCGATCGCGGGAAGGCGCAGGAGTATTTGCAGTGCTCCGGGACTGAATTGGAAGAATTGGCGCGCCGTCCGGTGAACAATTGA
- a CDS encoding tetratricopeptide repeat protein yields the protein MMKRCNCGQAAGIGWKWLVLEAVICCAAPTVLPAAVSPSAAGRQDGVIVDPAVSSPGARLQQTSELFKKDASPERVEQLLKANELFNRGVCYFVGRDGERDLPAAIAAFKAAADLGSVFARYNLGVIYSEGLDVPVDYAAARHYYELAADSNFADAQYNLGVMCGQGLGGEPDFTAAAGYYQAAAEQGHLRACHNLGVLYYYGRGVPQSYEKAREYYQIAAENGDPRAQYKLGQLFRYGKGGPADDTAAFHWYMQSARQNEVCAQVALGQMCCSDVFGKPDYEQARQWYELAAKQGCGEGWYGLGVIYLNGLGVEVDMPQARRCFEQAALLDEPVAQYNLGVMNLTGDGGDVDRKRGVDLLKLAAESGCAAAQYALGCYYYNLTEGEPDYEQAFRYYRQAAEQGHANAQYHLGLLFFDGHGVGQDTGKALELFEAAAGQSLTQAQFTLGVIYAKGMCVAPDRDRALGYFNAALGPDRGREAFEHCLQSPREAAR from the coding sequence ATGATGAAGCGTTGTAACTGCGGGCAGGCAGCCGGGATTGGTTGGAAATGGCTGGTGCTTGAGGCGGTGATCTGCTGTGCGGCCCCGACGGTGCTGCCGGCGGCGGTGTCTCCTTCGGCTGCCGGCCGGCAGGACGGCGTGATCGTCGATCCGGCCGTTTCCTCTCCGGGAGCCAGGCTGCAGCAAACCAGCGAACTTTTCAAGAAAGACGCCTCGCCGGAGCGGGTGGAACAATTGTTGAAAGCCAACGAACTGTTCAACCGGGGGGTCTGTTATTTTGTCGGCCGGGACGGCGAACGCGATTTGCCGGCGGCGATTGCCGCTTTCAAGGCGGCGGCCGATCTGGGGTCGGTATTCGCCCGGTACAACCTCGGCGTCATCTATTCCGAGGGACTTGACGTGCCGGTCGATTACGCCGCGGCCAGACATTATTATGAATTGGCGGCCGACAGCAATTTCGCCGATGCCCAGTACAACCTTGGGGTAATGTGCGGCCAGGGACTGGGCGGCGAACCGGATTTCACGGCGGCGGCCGGCTATTATCAAGCGGCTGCCGAACAGGGACATTTGCGGGCCTGTCACAATCTCGGCGTGTTGTATTATTATGGCCGCGGGGTCCCGCAGAGTTACGAAAAGGCCAGGGAATATTACCAGATTGCCGCGGAGAATGGCGACCCGCGGGCGCAATATAAGCTGGGGCAGTTGTTTCGCTACGGCAAGGGGGGACCGGCCGACGATACCGCCGCGTTTCACTGGTATATGCAAAGCGCCCGCCAGAATGAAGTCTGCGCCCAGGTGGCGCTGGGACAGATGTGCTGCAGCGATGTGTTCGGCAAACCGGACTATGAACAGGCGCGGCAGTGGTATGAGCTGGCGGCGAAACAGGGTTGCGGCGAGGGCTGGTACGGTCTCGGGGTGATTTATTTGAACGGTCTGGGCGTCGAGGTCGATATGCCGCAGGCGCGGCGCTGCTTCGAACAGGCGGCTTTGCTCGATGAACCGGTGGCGCAGTACAACCTCGGGGTGATGAATCTGACCGGCGACGGCGGGGACGTGGACCGGAAGCGCGGCGTGGATTTGCTGAAACTGGCGGCGGAAAGCGGTTGTGCAGCGGCGCAATATGCGCTGGGCTGCTATTATTATAATCTCACCGAGGGCGAACCGGATTACGAACAGGCGTTCCGGTATTACCGGCAGGCGGCGGAGCAGGGGCATGCCAATGCGCAGTATCACCTCGGTCTGTTGTTTTTCGATGGTCACGGAGTCGGCCAGGATACCGGCAAGGCGCTGGAATTGTTTGAAGCCGCCGCCGGCCAGTCTTTGACCCAGGCGCAATTCACGCTCGGAGTGATTTACGCCAAGGGGATGTGCGTCGCGCCGGACCGGGACCGCGCACTGGGATATTTCAATGCGGCGCTGGGGCCGGACCGCGGCCGTGAAGCGTTCGAACATTGTCTGCAAAGTCCCCGGGAAGCGGCCCGCTGA
- a CDS encoding ABC transporter permease — MPKPNIDIDTVGMIMAYGLFLPGLAIVLYYRLKLFRQAVGALIRMTLQLLLVGLYLRYIFLYNSFSINLLWVVLTMLAANLSTMRQTELNWRRFLLPTVAALALSFLPLLLYFLYLVARRPFADASITIPITGVLLGNVMRGNVTAVDRFYRACRDRENEYLCRLMLGATRLEALLPFLRDALHASATPFLAVMATVGIVTLPGVITGQLLGGTEPVLAIKYQIATMIGGFSVILCTSLLLILFTRPLAFLPNDRLREDVFRRKPKG; from the coding sequence ATGCCCAAACCAAATATTGACATCGACACCGTCGGCATGATCATGGCTTACGGGTTGTTCCTGCCCGGCTTGGCCATCGTGCTCTATTATCGGCTGAAACTGTTCCGGCAGGCGGTCGGGGCATTGATACGCATGACGCTTCAACTGCTGCTGGTCGGTTTGTACCTGCGCTATATCTTTCTATACAACTCTTTTTCCATCAATTTATTGTGGGTTGTATTGACGATGCTCGCCGCCAACTTGTCGACCATGCGGCAGACCGAATTGAACTGGCGGCGCTTCCTGCTGCCGACGGTGGCGGCACTGGCGCTCAGCTTCCTGCCGCTGCTGCTCTATTTCCTCTATCTGGTCGCCCGGCGTCCCTTCGCCGACGCCTCCATCACCATTCCGATCACCGGCGTGCTGCTCGGCAATGTGATGCGCGGCAATGTAACGGCCGTCGACCGCTTTTACCGGGCCTGCCGCGACCGGGAAAATGAATACCTCTGCCGGCTGATGCTCGGCGCCACCCGTCTCGAAGCGCTGCTGCCGTTCCTCCGCGATGCGCTGCACGCCTCCGCCACGCCGTTCCTGGCAGTGATGGCCACGGTCGGCATCGTCACGCTGCCCGGCGTCATCACCGGCCAGTTGCTTGGCGGGACCGAGCCGGTTCTGGCGATCAAATATCAGATTGCAACGATGATCGGCGGCTTCAGCGTGATTTTGTGCACGTCGCTGCTGCTCATTCTCTTCACCCGGCCGCTGGCGTTCCTGCCCAACGACCGGCTGCGCGAAGATGTCTTCCGCCGTAAACCCAAGGGATAA
- a CDS encoding ATP-binding cassette domain-containing protein — translation MLTIRNFTLTVEGRTLLEHAALEVGDTEKVALTGPSGSGKTALLQAIVGWLPFQAGSVALGDLELKPETLAEFRSRIAYIQQTPVLCEPTVREVLLYPYSFRANRRHPRPTPEVLKAILNQVNLPETLLEAAPAALSGGERQRISVARSLLFEKKIFLTDEAASELDNRNSTRVTHIFLKMPQPLLAVSHDLEVLAQYDRIYVISNRQLIVRTPKEIKDAQTKY, via the coding sequence ATGTTGACCATTCGCAATTTCACTTTGACAGTGGAAGGCCGGACCTTGCTGGAGCACGCCGCCCTGGAAGTCGGCGACACCGAAAAAGTGGCGCTGACCGGACCTTCCGGCAGCGGTAAAACCGCGCTGCTGCAGGCCATCGTCGGCTGGCTGCCGTTTCAGGCCGGCTCCGTCGCGCTGGGCGACCTGGAACTGAAGCCGGAAACGCTGGCGGAGTTCCGCAGCCGCATCGCCTATATCCAACAGACGCCGGTGTTATGCGAACCGACCGTCCGGGAGGTGCTGCTCTATCCCTACAGCTTCCGCGCCAACCGCCGCCATCCCCGGCCGACCCCGGAAGTGCTGAAAGCCATCCTGAATCAGGTCAATTTGCCGGAAACGCTGCTGGAGGCGGCGCCGGCGGCACTTTCCGGCGGTGAAAGGCAGCGCATTTCGGTCGCCCGCAGTCTGTTGTTCGAGAAAAAAATTTTTCTCACCGACGAAGCGGCATCGGAACTGGACAACCGCAACAGCACCCGCGTCACCCATATTTTTCTGAAAATGCCGCAGCCGCTGCTGGCCGTCTCCCACGATCTCGAAGTGCTCGCCCAATACGACCGCATTTACGTCATTTCCAACCGACAACTGATCGTCCGCACCCCGAAGGAAATCAAAGATGCCCAAACCAAATATTGA